The following coding sequences are from one uncultured Bacteroides sp. window:
- a CDS encoding P-II family nitrogen regulator, producing MYLLRVIVRPEKSPLVMSALLSAGFPAVTKLPVFGRGKQRGLKVGNVTYDELPKDLLMIVIPEKDKDFVIETIIEVARSGEKGQFGDGKIFVTPVTETYTISSGKKEI from the coding sequence ATGTATTTATTAAGAGTCATTGTACGCCCCGAGAAATCACCTTTAGTAATGAGTGCATTATTAAGCGCCGGATTTCCTGCAGTAACTAAATTGCCTGTTTTTGGTAGAGGAAAACAGCGTGGTCTGAAAGTAGGAAACGTTACATACGACGAATTGCCAAAAGATTTATTGATGATTGTTATTCCCGAGAAAGACAAAGACTTTGTGATCGAAACAATTATCGAAGTTGCTCGCTCCGGAGAAAAAGGACAGTTTGGTGATGGGAAAATATTCGTAACTCCGGTTACTGAGACATATACCATATCTAGTGGAAAGAAAGAAATTTGA
- a CDS encoding pyruvate carboxyltransferase, translating into MKDQKIHIIDTTLRDGEQAAGVVFSLEEKLKIAAMLDEAGVPELEIGTPAISPQERENIKVLVHSGFSFDTLAWCRAMCSDIDEAAATGAKGVHISFPVSSIHLHALGKNELWVMKRMGEVLKYASGLFHNVTVGAQDASRAGFPFLVDFVGQAMCCGASRVRIADTVGIMNPFSVSKLFIRLQKEYPHVPFEFHGHNDLGMATANTFTALCSGASAASVTVNGLGERSGNAVLEEVVMALSLSGHKGCGIHTECLSELSAFVREASGRVLSDMKPITGTFAISHESGIHTQCLLNDRNTYQIINAAAVGRNEEPFVFGKHSGRAAISGFFSSKGYQLSSEESADILQNVKQESLKLKRSLSESELLRLYKPRV; encoded by the coding sequence ATGAAAGATCAAAAGATACATATCATTGATACCACTCTCCGTGATGGAGAACAAGCTGCAGGAGTCGTATTTTCTTTAGAAGAGAAACTCAAAATAGCCGCTATGCTTGATGAGGCTGGTGTTCCGGAACTTGAGATAGGAACGCCGGCTATTTCTCCTCAGGAAAGAGAAAATATCAAGGTTTTAGTTCATTCAGGTTTTTCGTTCGATACATTAGCTTGGTGTAGAGCTATGTGTAGTGATATAGATGAAGCTGCCGCAACTGGTGCTAAAGGTGTTCATATTTCTTTTCCCGTTTCATCCATCCACCTGCATGCGTTAGGCAAAAATGAATTGTGGGTTATGAAAAGAATGGGAGAGGTGTTAAAATATGCATCTGGACTTTTCCATAATGTAACGGTAGGTGCACAAGATGCTTCACGAGCGGGATTTCCTTTTTTAGTCGATTTTGTAGGGCAGGCAATGTGTTGTGGAGCTTCTCGTGTTCGTATTGCCGATACAGTAGGTATTATGAATCCTTTTAGCGTATCGAAGCTGTTTATCAGATTGCAAAAAGAGTATCCCCATGTACCATTTGAGTTTCATGGACACAATGATTTAGGCATGGCTACGGCGAATACCTTTACCGCTTTATGTTCGGGAGCTTCTGCAGCTAGCGTTACAGTCAATGGGTTGGGAGAACGATCAGGCAATGCAGTACTCGAAGAGGTGGTTATGGCACTTTCATTGAGTGGGCATAAAGGATGTGGTATCCATACCGAATGTTTGAGTGAGCTCTCTGCATTTGTAAGAGAGGCATCAGGAAGAGTCCTTTCGGACATGAAGCCCATCACCGGAACATTTGCTATTAGTCACGAGTCGGGTATCCATACACAATGCTTGTTGAACGATCGTAATACATATCAGATAATTAATGCGGCCGCAGTGGGACGAAATGAAGAGCCTTTTGTTTTTGGTAAACACAGTGGGAGAGCCGCTATTTCAGGTTTCTTTTCATCGAAAGGTTATCAACTCAGTTCCGAAGAGAGTGCAGATATTCTTCAGAATGTGAAACAAGAATCTTTGAAGTTAAAGCGCTCTTTATCCGAATCGGAATTGCTAAGACTTTATAAACCACGGGTCTGA
- a CDS encoding (2Fe-2S) ferredoxin domain-containing protein — translation MKKPSYHILVCNSFRMAGDAQGACTKKGAPTLLQYIMDECNDRGMDVAVSTTGCLNLCSQGPVIVIHPNNFWYGCVETEEAIDEILDALEEGEPCEKYLISE, via the coding sequence ATGAAAAAACCGAGCTATCACATTTTAGTTTGTAATTCTTTCCGCATGGCAGGCGATGCTCAGGGAGCATGCACGAAAAAGGGAGCGCCTACTCTTCTACAATACATCATGGATGAATGTAATGACCGGGGAATGGATGTGGCTGTATCTACTACTGGATGTTTAAATTTATGTTCGCAAGGACCCGTCATCGTGATCCATCCCAATAACTTTTGGTATGGTTGTGTTGAAACAGAAGAAGCCATAGATGAAATACTTGATGCACTTGAAGAGGGAGAACCTTGCGAGAAATATCTTATTTCAGAATGA
- the nifH gene encoding nitrogenase iron protein, with protein MKQIRKIAIYGKGGIGKSTTTQNTVAGLAEMGKKVMVVGCDPKADSTRLLLHGLAQKTVLDTLRDEGEDVDLDDVMKSGFHNTSCVESGGPEPGVGCAGRGIITSINLLEQLGAYDDDKQLDYVFYDVLGDVVCGGFAMPIRDGKAQEVYIVCSGEMMAMYAANNICKSISKFGKVGTVRLGGIICNSRKVDNEANMIEEFAKKLGTQMIHFVPRENMVQHAEINRKTVIDHAPEHPQANEYRSLAKKIDENKMLVIPTPLTMPELEEMLVSFGIMN; from the coding sequence ATGAAACAAATTAGAAAGATTGCTATTTATGGCAAAGGCGGTATTGGGAAGAGTACAACTACTCAAAACACAGTGGCTGGATTGGCTGAAATGGGTAAAAAAGTTATGGTAGTGGGTTGCGATCCTAAAGCAGATTCTACTCGCTTATTACTGCACGGTTTGGCTCAGAAAACAGTGCTTGATACATTGCGTGATGAAGGCGAAGATGTCGATTTGGACGATGTAATGAAAAGCGGATTTCATAATACCAGTTGTGTAGAGTCGGGTGGTCCGGAGCCAGGGGTAGGATGTGCTGGCCGTGGTATTATAACTTCTATTAATTTGCTCGAACAGCTAGGTGCTTATGATGATGACAAGCAATTGGACTATGTGTTTTATGATGTATTGGGTGATGTAGTATGTGGTGGTTTTGCTATGCCTATTCGTGATGGAAAAGCACAGGAAGTATATATTGTTTGTTCTGGCGAGATGATGGCTATGTATGCTGCTAACAATATTTGCAAATCTATATCTAAGTTTGGCAAAGTAGGTACAGTACGTTTAGGTGGAATTATTTGCAACTCTCGTAAGGTAGACAATGAGGCAAATATGATTGAAGAATTTGCTAAAAAACTAGGTACACAAATGATTCATTTTGTCCCTCGCGAAAATATGGTTCAACATGCTGAAATTAACCGTAAAACCGTAATTGATCATGCTCCCGAACATCCACAAGCTAACGAGTATCGTTCTCTGGCTAAGAAGATAGACGAAAATAAAATGCTCGTTATCCCTACACCACTCACAATGCCAGAGTTGGAAGAAATGTTGGTCAGCTTCGGAATCATGAACTAA
- a CDS encoding P-II family nitrogen regulator → MKLILAIIRIAKMQETKKALQDTDLPSFTAMPVLGRGKGHGDMERAEDFDPEHRELISDVPRLKSKRMITLMVTDEKTDLAVETIIKVNQTGKSGDGKIFVIDSSDSIRVRTGEKGDNTLD, encoded by the coding sequence ATGAAACTAATACTTGCAATTATCCGCATAGCTAAAATGCAGGAAACCAAGAAAGCGCTTCAGGATACAGATTTACCTTCTTTCACAGCTATGCCTGTTCTCGGAAGAGGAAAAGGACATGGAGATATGGAAAGAGCCGAAGACTTTGATCCTGAACACAGAGAGTTGATTTCGGATGTACCTCGCCTGAAGTCAAAACGAATGATAACCCTGATGGTTACGGATGAGAAAACGGATCTTGCCGTAGAAACAATCATTAAAGTGAATCAGACAGGGAAAAGTGGAGATGGAAAAATATTTGTGATTGACTCTTCTGATTCTATTCGCGTTAGAACAGGTGAAAAAGGAGACAATACGCTTGATTGA
- a CDS encoding nitrogenase component 1, with protein MQSTTENKKKNPSYVSSRNSCKLCAPLGASVVFKGIEGCVPIIHGSQGCATYIRRYMISHYKEPVDIASSNFSETTTIYGGNRNFVEGINNVIKQYKPAVIGIATTCLAETIGEDVPGLIAEYRQANANSADLPAFIHASTPSYQGSHMDGFHEAVCAAVSALAEKGEHTQQHINLFPGFVSPADLRNLKEILSDAGIEYVLLPDYSASLDNPFWKDYHLIPEGGTPVDHIRLTGSARGSIEFGTVLNKGALAGRVRNNKSITTAGEWLESHCDVPNNRMMMPIGIDATDRFVKTMEEMSRKKLAEKYTLQRGRLVDSYIDGHKYVFEKRAIVFGDEDMVLGMVSFLKEIGIVPVIIASGGESGLMKRELQEHIGDLAEDTVVMNGTDFESIRELALKLNPDIMIGTSKGYYIARELGIPLVRIGFPIHDRVGGPRTEHLFYSGAQQLFDRIANALLEYKQEHSPIGYKYM; from the coding sequence ATGCAATCGACAACAGAAAATAAAAAGAAAAATCCATCGTATGTTTCATCGCGCAATTCATGCAAATTATGTGCGCCATTGGGAGCTTCGGTGGTATTCAAAGGCATTGAAGGTTGTGTGCCTATTATCCATGGTTCACAAGGATGTGCTACCTATATTCGCCGGTATATGATCAGTCATTACAAAGAACCGGTTGACATTGCCTCGTCTAACTTTAGTGAAACGACCACCATTTATGGTGGAAATCGCAACTTTGTAGAAGGAATAAATAACGTTATTAAGCAATACAAACCTGCTGTGATAGGCATTGCCACCACTTGTTTGGCTGAGACTATTGGTGAAGATGTGCCCGGTCTTATAGCAGAGTACAGACAAGCAAATGCAAACAGCGCTGATCTGCCTGCATTTATACATGCTTCCACGCCGAGTTACCAAGGCTCACACATGGATGGTTTTCATGAGGCGGTTTGCGCAGCAGTTAGTGCGCTCGCTGAAAAAGGAGAGCATACACAGCAACATATCAATTTATTTCCTGGGTTTGTTTCTCCGGCCGACTTACGTAACTTAAAAGAGATACTCAGTGATGCAGGCATTGAGTATGTGTTATTGCCTGATTACTCGGCTTCGCTCGATAATCCTTTTTGGAAAGATTATCACCTGATTCCCGAAGGAGGAACACCTGTCGATCATATCCGCCTGACAGGTAGCGCACGAGGTAGCATCGAGTTTGGTACAGTACTGAATAAAGGTGCGCTTGCCGGACGTGTGCGCAATAATAAATCGATTACTACTGCCGGAGAATGGCTTGAAAGTCATTGTGATGTTCCTAATAATCGTATGATGATGCCTATTGGTATTGATGCAACTGACCGTTTTGTTAAAACGATGGAAGAAATGTCAAGAAAGAAATTGGCGGAAAAATATACTCTTCAACGTGGCAGGTTGGTCGATTCATATATTGATGGACACAAATATGTCTTTGAGAAGAGGGCTATTGTGTTTGGAGATGAAGATATGGTTCTGGGTATGGTTTCTTTCTTAAAAGAAATAGGGATTGTTCCTGTAATCATTGCTTCTGGCGGTGAAAGTGGTTTGATGAAAAGAGAATTGCAAGAGCATATCGGAGACTTGGCAGAAGATACGGTTGTGATGAACGGTACGGACTTTGAATCTATTCGTGAACTGGCTCTAAAGTTGAATCCGGATATTATGATTGGTACGAGTAAAGGGTATTATATTGCTCGTGAACTAGGGATTCCTTTGGTACGTATTGGCTTTCCTATACACGACAGGGTAGGCGGACCTCGTACCGAACACCTCTTTTATTCGGGTGCACAGCAATTGTTCGACCGGATTGCAAATGCTCTTTTGGAGTATAAACAAGAACATTCTCCTATTGGCTACAAATACATGTAA
- the nifB gene encoding nitrogenase cofactor biosynthesis protein NifB: protein MAKIITAEDIRPKHPCFDEEARHTHARVHLPVAPRCNIQCNYCNRKYDCVNESRPGVTSSVLEPFQAVRYLKELDKHIDNISVIGIAGPGDPFANPEEVLKTLREVKAEFPHRIFCLSTNGLNLEPYIEEIAALDVTHVTLTINGIDPAITSKIYRWVRYNKKVYRGEEAARLLLERQLACIPLLKAKGITVKINFIIIPGINDHHIDETVQVLKTLGADLINCMPLIPTEGSLFEEMPKPDQKMIFRVRAEAKHHLPLMTHCARCRADAAGLLGQDMKEAYTILQQISSTVAEDADKRPYVAVATYEGHLVNLHLGEAKSVYIFRQTPNGFQFLEERAMPDTGGGDQRWIDVARLLIDCRALLVSGVGDNPSSILKECGIKVVQMTGMIDEGLNGIYNNKPIRSIKKADAFRCGTACKGNAQGCA from the coding sequence ATGGCTAAAATTATAACAGCAGAAGATATACGCCCCAAGCACCCTTGTTTTGATGAAGAAGCCAGGCATACACATGCTCGTGTGCATCTGCCTGTAGCACCTAGATGCAATATACAGTGCAATTATTGTAATCGTAAATACGACTGTGTTAATGAGAGCCGCCCGGGAGTAACTTCCTCTGTACTAGAGCCTTTCCAAGCAGTGCGTTACTTAAAAGAATTAGACAAACACATCGATAATATATCTGTAATTGGCATTGCCGGACCGGGAGATCCCTTTGCCAATCCTGAAGAAGTTTTAAAAACTCTCCGTGAGGTGAAAGCAGAATTTCCGCATCGGATATTCTGTCTTTCAACTAATGGTCTCAATTTGGAACCATATATTGAAGAAATTGCGGCATTAGACGTGACTCACGTAACTCTTACTATCAATGGAATAGACCCTGCCATCACTTCGAAAATCTATCGCTGGGTGCGCTACAATAAAAAAGTTTATCGGGGCGAAGAAGCTGCCCGTTTACTTTTAGAACGACAGTTGGCTTGTATTCCTCTACTAAAAGCAAAAGGTATTACGGTTAAAATTAATTTTATTATTATACCGGGCATTAACGATCATCATATTGATGAAACGGTGCAGGTCTTGAAAACATTGGGTGCCGATCTGATAAATTGCATGCCTCTGATTCCGACTGAAGGTTCTCTATTTGAAGAGATGCCGAAGCCAGATCAAAAAATGATTTTCCGTGTACGTGCCGAAGCTAAACACCATTTGCCTCTGATGACACATTGTGCGCGTTGCCGCGCAGATGCTGCGGGTTTGTTGGGACAAGACATGAAAGAAGCATATACTATTTTGCAGCAAATATCCTCAACAGTGGCGGAGGATGCTGATAAACGTCCTTATGTAGCGGTGGCAACATACGAAGGACATTTAGTAAATCTGCATCTTGGCGAAGCAAAATCAGTATATATTTTTCGTCAGACCCCCAATGGCTTCCAATTTCTTGAAGAACGCGCTATGCCCGATACAGGAGGAGGGGATCAGCGCTGGATTGATGTGGCACGTTTGCTCATAGATTGCAGGGCATTGTTGGTTTCAGGAGTAGGAGATAATCCTTCGTCTATATTAAAAGAGTGTGGTATAAAAGTGGTACAAATGACAGGAATGATAGACGAAGGGCTTAATGGGATCTATAACAATAAACCTATTCGCAGTATAAAAAAAGCAGACGCATTTCGCTGTGGAACAGCATGTAAAGGCAATGCACAAGGCTGTGCCTGA
- a CDS encoding nitrogenase component 1 has translation MLLKHTTAKEIDRKALTINPAKTCQPIGAMYAAFGIHGCLPHSHGSQGCCAYHRSALTRHFKEPIVASTSSFSEGSSVFGGSANLVQSIDTIFSVYDPEVIAVHTTCLSETIGDDLTQIVSKAAEDGKIPEGKKVIYCNTPSYVGSHITGYANQVAAMVKFFSAATLKKRNVVNLVAGWMEPSDMREIKRLASVMEARTLMFPDMTDVLDTPLTGKYEMYPKGGCTTEQLATTGDSKFTIGLGEYCTNAACVALDNKCKVKFEITDIPIGLKATDRFISALSRHANVPVPDEITDERGRLIDLIADNQKYFYGKRVALFGDPDTLIPLCEFLVSMDMRPVYIVSGTPGKSFEERLKTILKDIPEAKVKAGPLADMFQMHQWIKQEPVDLLIGNTYGKYIARDEDLPFVRYGFPIADRPGHNFFPKTGYVGATNLAIQIIDAFFDKMDRTCEEEKVEFQM, from the coding sequence ATGTTACTAAAACATACTACAGCTAAAGAGATTGATAGAAAGGCTCTGACTATCAACCCAGCCAAAACTTGCCAGCCTATTGGTGCCATGTATGCGGCTTTCGGCATCCATGGATGTCTACCCCACAGTCATGGTTCGCAAGGATGTTGTGCTTATCACAGAAGTGCGCTTACTCGTCACTTCAAAGAACCTATTGTTGCTTCAACTAGCTCATTTTCAGAAGGTTCTTCTGTTTTTGGAGGCTCAGCCAACTTGGTACAATCCATTGATACTATTTTTTCGGTTTATGATCCCGAAGTGATAGCTGTACATACCACTTGTCTTTCCGAGACAATTGGAGACGATCTTACTCAAATCGTATCAAAAGCTGCTGAAGATGGTAAAATACCAGAAGGCAAAAAAGTAATTTACTGCAATACGCCTTCTTATGTAGGGAGCCACATTACCGGATATGCTAATCAGGTAGCTGCTATGGTGAAGTTTTTCTCTGCAGCCACTCTGAAAAAACGAAATGTAGTGAATCTTGTTGCCGGATGGATGGAACCGTCGGACATGCGTGAGATCAAACGTTTAGCTTCTGTGATGGAGGCACGTACGTTGATGTTTCCTGATATGACGGATGTGCTTGATACCCCCTTAACAGGTAAATACGAAATGTATCCTAAGGGTGGATGTACTACTGAGCAACTTGCTACAACGGGTGATAGTAAGTTTACGATTGGTTTGGGCGAATATTGCACAAACGCTGCTTGTGTAGCTTTGGATAATAAATGCAAAGTGAAATTTGAGATAACGGATATTCCTATTGGCTTAAAGGCAACAGACCGTTTTATTAGTGCTTTAAGCCGTCATGCTAATGTACCTGTACCAGACGAGATTACAGATGAACGTGGTCGGTTAATAGACCTCATAGCCGATAACCAAAAATATTTCTACGGCAAGCGTGTAGCTCTATTCGGTGATCCGGATACGTTGATTCCACTTTGTGAATTTTTGGTAAGCATGGATATGCGTCCGGTCTATATTGTTTCAGGAACTCCTGGTAAATCATTTGAGGAACGCCTTAAAACGATCCTTAAAGATATTCCGGAAGCAAAAGTTAAAGCAGGTCCGTTGGCAGACATGTTCCAGATGCATCAATGGATCAAACAAGAACCAGTTGACTTGCTGATCGGCAACACTTATGGTAAATATATTGCTCGGGATGAAGATCTTCCTTTCGTACGTTACGGATTCCCTATTGCCGATCGCCCAGGACACAACTTTTTCCCTAAAACAGGCTACGTAGGGGCAACGAATCTGGCTATTCAGATTATAGACGCCTTCTTCGATAAGATGGATCGTACTTGTGAGGAAGAAAAAGTAGAATTCCAAATGTAA
- a CDS encoding nitrogenase component I subunit alpha, whose translation MENKNSHIDLSTAKEELIQLYPQKVGKKRSKAIVIADPDEIPEIQANVRTVPGIITQRGCTYAGCKGVVLGPTRDIVNITHGPIGCGYYSWLTRRNQTRPGENGENFMTYSFSTDMQDSNIVFGGEQKLKDAIREAYELFHPKAIAVFSTCPVGLIGDDVHRVARQMKEEIGNDVNIFGFSCEGYRGVSQSAGHHIANNQLFRNLIGNDDTVKATHKYRVNVLGEYNIGGDAFAIETLFNKCGIQIVATMSGNSSIEQFETAHTADLNLVMCHRSINYVAEMLETSFGIPWMKSNFIGAEACAKSLRKVAKYYGDPELTARVEEVIAEEMIPVIEAREKAKKNTNGKTAMLFVGGSRAHHYQELFDELGITTVCAGYEFGHRDDYEGRRVIPSIRIDADSRNIEVITVDKDETRYKPRKTAEELKALEAEGLEFNQYDGMMSEMKKGSLVIDDLSHYEMEQLVEKYHPDIFCAGVKEKYCVQKMGVPLKQLHNYDSGGPYAAFEGAINFYKDIEQIACCSIWKEMKAPWEKEDYVEAVYAAV comes from the coding sequence ATGGAAAATAAAAATTCACATATCGATTTGAGTACTGCTAAAGAAGAGCTTATTCAACTCTATCCGCAGAAGGTGGGAAAGAAGAGGAGTAAAGCTATTGTAATAGCCGATCCTGATGAAATTCCCGAAATTCAGGCAAATGTGCGAACCGTTCCGGGTATTATTACCCAAAGAGGATGTACGTATGCAGGATGTAAAGGGGTGGTTCTAGGACCTACCAGAGACATTGTAAATATCACGCATGGACCTATCGGTTGCGGTTATTATTCATGGCTGACACGTCGTAATCAAACGCGCCCAGGAGAGAATGGAGAGAACTTTATGACTTATTCTTTCTCTACTGATATGCAAGATTCGAATATTGTATTTGGTGGCGAACAGAAACTAAAGGATGCTATTCGTGAAGCTTATGAGTTGTTTCATCCCAAAGCAATTGCGGTCTTTTCTACTTGTCCGGTTGGCTTAATTGGTGACGATGTGCATCGTGTAGCTCGCCAGATGAAAGAGGAAATAGGTAATGACGTCAATATCTTCGGATTCTCTTGTGAAGGCTATAGAGGTGTTTCACAATCTGCCGGTCACCACATTGCCAATAATCAATTGTTTCGCAATTTGATTGGTAATGATGATACGGTGAAGGCAACACATAAATATCGCGTCAATGTACTTGGTGAATATAATATTGGTGGGGATGCTTTTGCTATTGAAACGCTCTTTAACAAGTGCGGCATTCAGATTGTGGCTACTATGTCGGGAAACTCTAGTATTGAACAATTTGAAACGGCTCATACGGCCGATTTGAACTTAGTAATGTGCCACCGTTCTATTAACTATGTAGCTGAGATGCTTGAGACATCCTTTGGTATACCTTGGATGAAATCCAATTTTATTGGAGCTGAAGCTTGTGCAAAATCTCTTCGCAAGGTAGCTAAATATTATGGTGATCCTGAGCTTACAGCTAGAGTTGAAGAAGTGATAGCTGAGGAAATGATACCAGTCATTGAAGCTCGTGAGAAAGCCAAGAAAAACACCAATGGCAAAACAGCTATGCTTTTTGTTGGAGGTTCACGCGCTCATCACTATCAGGAATTATTCGATGAATTAGGCATAACGACAGTTTGTGCCGGATATGAATTCGGACATCGTGACGATTATGAAGGTCGCCGTGTGATTCCATCTATTCGGATTGATGCCGATAGCCGTAATATTGAAGTAATTACAGTTGATAAAGATGAGACTCGCTACAAACCTCGTAAAACAGCAGAGGAACTTAAAGCCCTTGAAGCAGAGGGATTAGAGTTTAATCAATACGATGGTATGATGTCTGAAATGAAAAAGGGTTCGTTGGTAATCGACGACTTGAGTCATTACGAAATGGAACAGCTTGTTGAGAAATACCATCCGGACATATTCTGTGCAGGTGTGAAAGAAAAGTATTGTGTTCAGAAAATGGGAGTACCCTTAAAACAGTTACACAACTATGATTCAGGCGGACCTTACGCAGCTTTCGAGGGAGCTATAAATTTCTATAAAGATATTGAGCAAATAGCTTGTTGCAGCATCTGGAAAGAGATGAAAGCACCTTGGGAAAAAGAGGACTATGTGGAAGCAGTATACGCTGCCGTTTGA
- the nifE gene encoding nitrogenase iron-molybdenum cofactor biosynthesis protein NifE — MSIILEERKNQVGRAGNSKEVIACGKASLAGSVSQRACVFCGSRVVLYPIVDALHLIHGPIGCAAYTWDIRGSLSSGPELHRLSFSTDLREKDVVFGGAVKLSASLDELIDLHHPKAAFVYSTCIVGVIGDDVEAACKEMSEKKGIPVIPVQSPGFQGSKKDGYRIACESLFKLVGTQNRPVPKYSINILGDFNIAGELWILLNYYKRMGIHVNATITGDGRVDDICNSHNASLNVVQCSGSMIHLAKMMKEKYGIPFMRVSYFGVEDMSDALYDVANFFKSEELLNNARQIVKQELERLLPALAPYKEALNGKKAAIYVGGAFKAISLIKALRLIGIKSVIVGSQTGDKDDYALIQQLCDEDTIIVDDSNPVELSAFVKEKQADLFIGGVKERPIAYKIGLGFCDHNHERKEALAGYEGMLNFAKEVYGTIMSPVWKYVR, encoded by the coding sequence ATGAGCATCATATTAGAAGAAAGAAAAAATCAAGTGGGTAGGGCTGGTAATTCTAAAGAGGTAATTGCCTGTGGTAAAGCTAGTTTAGCTGGCTCGGTAAGTCAAAGAGCTTGTGTTTTCTGCGGTTCCAGAGTGGTGCTTTATCCTATTGTGGATGCGTTGCATCTCATTCACGGGCCTATTGGTTGCGCAGCATATACGTGGGATATTCGCGGATCACTCTCTTCCGGTCCCGAACTTCACCGATTGAGTTTTTCAACAGACTTGCGCGAAAAAGATGTAGTATTTGGTGGAGCGGTAAAGCTGAGTGCTTCGCTTGATGAGTTAATAGACTTACATCACCCCAAAGCGGCTTTTGTTTATAGCACTTGCATTGTAGGAGTTATAGGTGATGATGTGGAAGCTGCATGCAAAGAAATGAGCGAGAAAAAAGGTATTCCGGTGATTCCGGTGCAGTCGCCTGGCTTTCAAGGTTCTAAAAAGGATGGTTATCGCATAGCTTGTGAATCACTTTTTAAATTAGTCGGTACTCAAAATAGACCTGTTCCCAAATATTCTATTAACATACTGGGAGATTTCAATATTGCGGGAGAGTTATGGATTTTGCTCAATTATTATAAAAGAATGGGAATCCATGTAAATGCGACTATTACGGGAGATGGCAGAGTAGACGATATATGTAACTCCCATAATGCTTCGCTGAATGTGGTTCAGTGTTCAGGTTCGATGATTCATCTGGCTAAGATGATGAAAGAGAAATATGGCATACCCTTTATGAGAGTTTCTTATTTTGGCGTTGAAGATATGAGTGATGCGCTTTATGATGTGGCGAATTTCTTTAAAAGTGAGGAGCTGCTTAATAATGCCAGACAGATAGTAAAACAGGAATTGGAACGATTGTTACCTGCGTTGGCGCCTTATAAAGAAGCACTTAATGGTAAAAAGGCTGCAATCTATGTAGGAGGTGCTTTCAAAGCAATCTCTTTAATTAAAGCATTACGGCTTATTGGCATTAAATCGGTCATTGTCGGCTCGCAGACGGGTGATAAAGACGATTATGCACTTATTCAGCAACTATGTGATGAGGATACTATTATTGTAGACGACTCTAATCCGGTGGAATTATCTGCTTTTGTGAAGGAAAAGCAAGCCGACCTATTTATTGGGGGTGTAAAGGAAAGACCCATTGCTTATAAAATTGGTTTGGGTTTTTGTGACCATAATCATGAGCGAAAGGAGGCATTAGCCGGATATGAAGGTATGCTCAACTTTGCCAAAGAAGTTTATGGGACGATAATGAGCCCTGTTTGGAAATACGTCAGATAA